GAGCGGCGCGAGCAGAAACCTGAAAGCCAGCCAGCCGAGGATCCCAGCGGTGGCGGCCAGGAAGAGGACCCTGGCCAGTCCACCGGGGTCGAAGAAATGAACGACCGTCACGCCGATGAGGAAGAGCATGACCCCGGTGATCGCGATGACCGAGACGCCGCGGAAGACCAGCATGGCACGCCAACGGCGAAGTACGCTACGCAGGGCATCTTGAAGGATGGATCGTTCCGTCGACATGGATCACCTGTGCGTTCGATTCGCCAGCAGGGTCTCTCCGAGGACCAGGGCGATGAGCGTGAATCCCAGGATCCACCAGAGCCCCTGGCGGCGTTCAACTTCGGCGTCCCGGACCAACCGGTCCTGCGACTCGGTTTCCCGTGCTTCCGGACTCACGGCCACGGGATTGATCAGGGCCGCGGCGAAGGCTTCCGCGTCCATCCTGGTGAAGTCGGATTCACGGGTGTCGAGGTTGACCGCGAAGGTCTGCCGCCCTACCGCCGACTGCACCCGGTACAACCCCGGTTGACGCGTCTGCGTGAACAGCTTCCTGCCCGACCGGGACGTTTCCACCGGGACCAGCTCGCCGGATGGAAGTTCCACGTGTTGCGCGTCGTCCGGCAGCCTGACGGCCTCCCCCGCGAGGCGGTACAAACCGGCCCCGCGCTCGTGCATCGATCCGCGGGAGGCCAGGTAGTCTATACTCTCGTACAGAAAAGGAACGAACACCTCCCGTATGGGAAAATCGGTCCACGCAAGGTCGAAGGTGGACAGGACCAGGAACGTGCGGCCGTTTCCCAGGGGCTTCTCCGCGACGGCGGCGGCGCCGTCATCGAAACGAGCCGGGACCGACGCCGAGGAGTCCGGTTCGAACCGTGCTGTGCGGTAGAATCGTACCGTTCCGAAATCACCGTGCCGGGGACCGGAAAAGGGCTGGAAGACAGGGTGCTGATAATTCACGTCCGTCAGCAAACGGTACCGGTCTCGCGGGCTGTCCGGCGACGAAAGCGATGCAATGCGTCCCGGCAGCAGTTCGCCGAAGGATGAATTGAATATACCCGAAGATACGGCGGGATTCAAGGCGATTATCAGACTGCCGCCCGATCGCACGTACCCGGTCAGTCTGTCCTTCGCGGCCCTGGGCAGGACGGACAGGTTGGCCGAGACGACCACGTCGTATTCCGACGGATCGATGGCGGTCAGCACGTCCGGTGACCGAACGTCCACGACGACCGGCGGGTCGAGGCGCAGCGACAGCGCCTGGGACAGGTAGTACGCGGCCTCCGACGGTCGGTCCGGCCGCGATCTTTCCTCCAGGCAGAGGACCCGCACGGGCGTAGGCGCGTTCACGGTAAAGTAAAATCGGTTGTCCACCGGGAGCGCATCTGCCCCCAGTATCACTTCGCCCGTATTCGTGGCCGATCCGAAAGTCTGCCGGAAGAGCTCAACCCGGCCGGAGCGCGGGGGAATGTCGACCCGCCGCTTCCC
This Gemmatimonadota bacterium DNA region includes the following protein-coding sequences:
- a CDS encoding BatA domain-containing protein; this translates as MDLAFLNLTFLFGALGAAVPLILHLVRRQRAGIHVFSMVRFLVSSQRAIVRQQRFRRLLLLLLRMAACALLAVIFARPFLRDQEETVFAGTQPEAVAILVDTSYSMGYGNRIALAKRQAADILNDLQTGDQAALLTFAVQAQVVRELGSNQSELPVLLDTEVNATYQATDYVEALRAADDQLSGSDFDRRTVYLVSDFQQSGWNPRSGGWRLSPGIQLRMIDVGDAQDENSAVTGVEIPTVASGESSAFTSGVSSAALDGEGRTPNGEARTPDGEARTLSEGGRILEVAVRIRNFGQAPFRDEVTLRVNGIETGKRRVDIPPRSGRVELFRQTFGSATNTGEVILGADALPVDNRFYFTVNAPTPVRVLCLEERSRPDRPSEAAYYLSQALSLRLDPPVVVDVRSPDVLTAIDPSEYDVVVSANLSVLPRAAKDRLTGYVRSGGSLIIALNPAVSSGIFNSSFGELLPGRIASLSSPDSPRDRYRLLTDVNYQHPVFQPFSGPRHGDFGTVRFYRTARFEPDSSASVPARFDDGAAAVAEKPLGNGRTFLVLSTFDLAWTDFPIREVFVPFLYESIDYLASRGSMHERGAGLYRLAGEAVRLPDDAQHVELPSGELVPVETSRSGRKLFTQTRQPGLYRVQSAVGRQTFAVNLDTRESDFTRMDAEAFAAALINPVAVSPEARETESQDRLVRDAEVERRQGLWWILGFTLIALVLGETLLANRTHR